A single Candidatus Thalassolituus haligoni DNA region contains:
- a CDS encoding ANTAR domain-containing response regulator, whose translation MVVDDQAPRAAILQQALSDAGCEVVACLASAQGLMKKVMEHQPDVIIIDIESPDRDMLEHMTVLNQHNPKPVIMFSDEDDPATIEKAVRAGVSAYVVDGLNPARVKSIMDVAVARFREFQALRGELEKTKNQLADRRLLDEAKSLLMKQKNMSEEEAYHAMRKMAMDRGQRMVDVAKNIISVMNLLNG comes from the coding sequence ATGGTTGTCGACGATCAGGCGCCTCGTGCCGCGATCCTGCAGCAGGCCTTGTCGGATGCCGGCTGCGAAGTCGTTGCCTGTCTGGCCAGTGCTCAGGGCCTGATGAAAAAGGTGATGGAACACCAGCCAGACGTCATCATTATCGACATCGAAAGTCCCGACCGAGACATGCTGGAGCACATGACCGTGCTTAACCAACATAACCCTAAACCGGTGATTATGTTCTCCGATGAAGACGACCCCGCCACCATTGAAAAAGCAGTGCGTGCGGGTGTCAGCGCCTACGTCGTCGACGGGCTCAATCCTGCCCGCGTCAAGTCGATCATGGATGTCGCCGTCGCCCGTTTCCGGGAGTTTCAGGCATTACGTGGTGAACTGGAAAAAACCAAAAACCAGCTGGCTGACCGACGCTTGCTGGACGAAGCCAAATCTTTGTTGATGAAGCAAAAGAACATGTCGGAAGAAGAGGCGTATCACGCCATGCGCAAGATGGCTATGGATCGTGGCCAACGTATGGTCGATGTCGCTAAAAACATCATTTCGGTGATGAACCTGCTGAACGGTTAA
- a CDS encoding YgiQ family radical SAM protein, whose translation MSQSNQQPVTTEVPHLFSHFPYWAECFGTAPFLPTSREEMDQLGWDSCDIIVVCGDAYVDHPSFGMAVIGRLLESQGFRVGMICQPDWNNPGDFTRLGKPNFYFGVSAGNMDSLINRYTADLKVRSEDAYTPGGEPGKRPDRAVIVYSQKIREVYKDVPIVIGGIEASLRRIAQYDYWSDQVRRSVLIDSGADILLYGNAERALVELTHKLAEGRDIKDIIDLRGTAILRDAPPQGWTEIDSTRIDWPGKIDVIANPYEMKEANSESCASDQQAAEAGIEAGVDADVMPIKIIPMPLQRKVEHDNSRTYIRLPSFDKVRNDSALYAHASRVLHQESNPYNAHPLMQKHGSQEVWVNPPPIPLETDEMDAVFALPYQRIPHPAYGEARIPAYDMIRFSVNIMRGCFGGCTFCSITEHEGRIIQSRSQESIIHEIEEIRDKVPGFTGTVSDLGGPTANMYMLKCKSETILKNCRRLSCVHPGICKNLETSHKPTTELYRAARALPGIKRIAIASGLRYDLAVEDPEYVRELVTHHVGGLLKIAPEHTEKNVLNKMMKPGMGTYDNFKRMFDKFSKEAGKEQYLVPYFIAAHPGTENEDMMNLARWLKSQKMRVDQVQTFYPSPMSLATAMYHSERNPLQRMSYKTAKMTIPRDIEQRRLQKAFLRYHDERNWPMLREELKRMGRHDLIGKGPNALIPAEDAPAGGRQRPGYQAKGRGVQGKVAKQQSVASKAEAASKPRTQGSVVSKGTTGNSGGKNTGKAQLPKRVRKLK comes from the coding sequence ATGTCGCAGTCCAACCAGCAGCCGGTCACCACCGAGGTACCGCATCTGTTTTCGCATTTCCCCTATTGGGCCGAGTGTTTCGGCACCGCACCGTTTTTACCAACGTCGCGAGAGGAAATGGATCAGTTGGGCTGGGACAGCTGCGACATTATTGTCGTGTGCGGTGATGCTTACGTGGATCATCCCAGCTTCGGTATGGCCGTCATTGGGCGGTTGCTGGAAAGCCAGGGTTTTCGTGTTGGTATGATATGTCAGCCGGACTGGAACAATCCGGGCGACTTTACCCGACTGGGCAAGCCGAATTTCTACTTCGGCGTGTCGGCGGGCAATATGGACTCACTGATCAATCGTTATACCGCCGACCTCAAGGTACGCTCGGAAGATGCCTATACCCCCGGCGGTGAACCTGGCAAGCGCCCGGATCGGGCGGTGATTGTTTATTCCCAGAAAATACGTGAAGTTTACAAAGACGTCCCGATTGTTATCGGTGGTATCGAAGCCAGTTTACGCCGTATTGCCCAGTATGATTACTGGAGCGATCAGGTGCGGCGCTCGGTACTGATTGACTCCGGCGCTGACATTCTGCTTTACGGCAACGCCGAACGAGCGCTGGTGGAACTGACCCACAAGCTGGCCGAGGGCCGCGACATCAAGGATATTATCGACCTGCGCGGCACCGCAATTCTGCGTGATGCGCCACCGCAAGGCTGGACAGAAATCGACTCTACCCGTATCGACTGGCCGGGGAAAATCGACGTCATTGCCAACCCGTACGAAATGAAAGAAGCCAACAGTGAAAGCTGTGCCTCGGATCAGCAAGCCGCTGAAGCGGGTATTGAGGCTGGTGTGGACGCGGACGTCATGCCGATTAAAATTATACCCATGCCATTGCAGCGCAAGGTCGAACACGACAACAGTCGCACCTATATTCGTTTACCCTCGTTCGACAAGGTACGTAACGACAGTGCTCTTTATGCTCATGCCTCACGGGTGTTACATCAGGAATCCAACCCCTACAACGCTCACCCCTTGATGCAAAAGCACGGCAGCCAGGAAGTATGGGTCAATCCGCCCCCGATCCCGCTGGAAACCGATGAAATGGATGCTGTCTTTGCGTTGCCGTATCAGCGTATTCCTCACCCGGCGTATGGTGAAGCGCGTATTCCCGCCTACGATATGATCCGTTTCTCGGTGAACATCATGCGTGGCTGCTTTGGTGGCTGCACTTTCTGCTCTATTACCGAGCACGAAGGCCGCATTATCCAGAGTCGCTCCCAGGAAAGCATCATTCACGAGATTGAGGAAATCCGTGACAAGGTGCCAGGATTTACCGGCACCGTCTCCGATCTCGGTGGCCCAACCGCCAATATGTACATGCTCAAGTGCAAGAGCGAGACGATTCTGAAAAATTGCCGTCGCCTGTCATGCGTGCATCCGGGGATTTGTAAAAACCTCGAAACCAGCCATAAACCGACCACCGAACTGTACCGTGCCGCTCGTGCCTTGCCGGGGATCAAGCGTATTGCCATTGCCTCTGGCCTGCGTTACGACCTCGCTGTGGAAGACCCGGAATACGTCCGCGAACTGGTGACTCATCATGTCGGTGGCTTGTTAAAAATTGCTCCGGAGCACACCGAAAAAAACGTCCTCAATAAAATGATGAAACCGGGGATGGGTACCTACGACAATTTCAAACGTATGTTCGACAAGTTTTCGAAGGAAGCGGGTAAGGAGCAGTACCTGGTGCCGTACTTTATTGCTGCGCATCCGGGTACCGAAAACGAAGATATGATGAATCTGGCCCGCTGGCTCAAGAGCCAGAAAATGCGCGTTGACCAGGTACAGACCTTCTATCCGTCACCGATGTCACTGGCCACTGCCATGTACCATTCTGAGCGCAATCCGTTGCAACGGATGAGTTATAAAACGGCAAAAATGACCATTCCCCGTGATATTGAACAGCGTCGGCTGCAAAAAGCCTTCCTGCGCTACCATGACGAACGTAACTGGCCGATGTTGCGTGAAGAACTCAAGCGTATGGGTCGACACGACCTGATTGGCAAAGGCCCTAATGCCCTGATCCCGGCGGAAGATGCACCGGCAGGAGGGCGTCAGCGTCCGGGCTATCAAGCCAAAGGCCGAGGTGTGCAGGGCAAGGTGGCCAAGCAGCAGTCGGTTGCCTCAAAAGCCGAAGCAGCCAGCAAACCGCGTACTCAAGGTAGTGTGGTAAGCAAGGGCACGACAGGCAACAGTGGCGGCAAAAATACCGGCAAAGCGCAATTACCAAAACGCGTTCGAAAATTGAAGTAA
- a CDS encoding amino acid ABC transporter ATP-binding protein produces the protein MSTHNHSNVSQGTSQRPAPSPDDVISITNLNKWYGDFHVLKDINLTVKKGERIVVCGPSGSGKSTMIRCINRLEEFQRGSLVVNSIEMIDDIKNIEAIRRDVGMVFQHFNLFPHLTILENLTLGPIWVQKKPKAEAEAMAMNYLERVKIAEQALKYPGQLSGGQQQRVAIARSLCMAPQIMLFDEPTSALDPEMVKEVLDVMVELADEGMTMICVTHEMGFAKKVADRVIFMDGGEIVEENTPVEFFEHPETDRLQLFLSQVLQH, from the coding sequence ATGAGTACCCACAACCACAGCAACGTCTCTCAGGGCACAAGCCAACGGCCAGCCCCGTCGCCGGACGACGTCATCAGCATCACTAATCTGAATAAATGGTATGGCGACTTTCACGTCCTCAAAGACATTAACCTGACGGTCAAAAAAGGCGAACGGATCGTCGTTTGTGGCCCATCCGGTTCCGGTAAATCGACCATGATTCGCTGCATTAACCGACTGGAAGAATTTCAGCGCGGTTCACTGGTCGTCAACAGCATCGAGATGATCGACGATATCAAAAATATCGAAGCCATCCGCCGCGACGTCGGTATGGTGTTCCAGCATTTCAACCTGTTCCCTCATCTGACCATTCTGGAAAACCTCACCCTTGGGCCAATCTGGGTGCAAAAAAAGCCCAAGGCAGAGGCTGAAGCCATGGCCATGAACTATCTGGAACGGGTCAAGATTGCGGAACAGGCACTGAAATATCCCGGCCAATTGTCGGGTGGCCAGCAGCAGCGTGTTGCGATTGCCCGCTCGCTCTGCATGGCACCCCAAATCATGCTGTTCGACGAACCCACTTCTGCCCTCGACCCGGAAATGGTCAAGGAAGTCCTCGACGTGATGGTCGAACTGGCGGACGAAGGCATGACCATGATCTGCGTCACCCACGAAATGGGCTTTGCCAAAAAAGTCGCCGATCGGGTGATCTTTATGGACGGTGGCGAAATCGTTGAGGAAAACACACCAGTCGAATTCTTCGAACACCCTGAAACCGACCGTTTGCAACTGTTCCTCAGCCAGGTATTACAACACTGA
- the yghU gene encoding glutathione-dependent disulfide-bond oxidoreductase, giving the protein MSNNTYTPPSVWNWEPGNGGKFASINRPIAGATHDKELPLGEHPLQLYSMGTPNGIKVTILLEELLVLGKTAAEYDAWLIQIIDGDQFGSGFVTVNPNSKIPALMDYSVNPPQRVFESGSILMYLAEKFDAFIPADAAGRAECFNWLFWQMASAPILGGGFGHFYAYAPEKFEYPINRFTMEVKRQLDVLDQHLADHAFMCGDEYSIADIAIWPWYGALILGRLYDAAAFIEAESYTHVMRWAKTIDERPAVTRGRIINRSWGEPHEYLKERHSASDIDAVLQTGM; this is encoded by the coding sequence ATGAGCAATAACACCTATACGCCCCCCAGTGTATGGAACTGGGAACCGGGTAACGGCGGCAAGTTTGCCAGTATCAATCGCCCGATTGCCGGTGCTACCCACGACAAGGAATTACCCTTGGGTGAACACCCGTTGCAACTCTATTCGATGGGCACTCCCAACGGCATCAAGGTCACTATTCTGCTGGAGGAATTATTGGTGCTGGGTAAAACCGCTGCAGAATACGATGCCTGGTTGATCCAGATTATTGACGGCGACCAGTTCGGCTCCGGTTTTGTTACGGTGAACCCGAATTCGAAGATTCCGGCGCTGATGGATTACAGCGTTAACCCGCCCCAACGAGTGTTTGAATCTGGTTCCATCCTGATGTATCTGGCAGAAAAATTTGATGCCTTTATCCCAGCAGACGCAGCCGGTCGAGCCGAGTGTTTTAACTGGCTGTTCTGGCAAATGGCCAGCGCACCGATACTGGGAGGTGGCTTCGGTCATTTTTATGCTTACGCACCTGAAAAATTCGAATACCCGATCAACCGTTTCACCATGGAAGTCAAACGTCAGCTGGACGTACTGGATCAACACCTGGCAGATCACGCCTTTATGTGTGGCGACGAATACAGCATTGCGGATATCGCAATCTGGCCCTGGTATGGCGCGCTGATACTGGGACGGCTGTACGACGCAGCGGCGTTTATTGAGGCAGAAAGTTATACCCACGTTATGCGCTGGGCCAAAACCATCGACGAACGCCCGGCTGTTACACGCGGCCGTATTATCAATCGCAGCTGGGGCGAACCGCACGAGTACTTGAAAGAACGCCACAGCGCCAGTGATATTGATGCGGTTTTGCAAACAGGCATGTAG
- a CDS encoding CmpA/NrtA family ABC transporter substrate-binding protein — MTDTDTQLEKSDLILGYMPLSDSLPLLVADTQGYFEAEGLHVELQQEVSWANIRDKVLVGHLDGAQMLAPMLLATHLGLGGLKKAMMTPFAFGLNGNAFTISRSLGKQLDANSPEHVLAGDAVAAGKALKQVIKARRSCGDQPLVFATVYPYSIHNLLLRDWLAASGVDPDQDVTLVVLPPSQMVDHLSLSHIDGFCAGAPWNSVAIQKNVGECLLTGPDLWRSAPDKVLGLTQEWANAHPNTTLALVRALDKATVWLDENRNAAGTLLAEAIHVPIAAALPALVGEFIYRTGETKQQQPDMLIFHRSLANYPWQEHGCWFLKQMQRWGWVSSALDCEEVVSHCYRTDLYHQALQLPTLLEGTQLSLDHSEEWQLEGIVMSPTAFTYRR; from the coding sequence ATGACAGATACTGATACCCAACTGGAAAAATCCGACCTGATACTGGGCTACATGCCACTGAGTGACAGCCTTCCATTACTGGTTGCCGATACCCAGGGCTATTTTGAGGCCGAGGGCCTTCACGTCGAACTGCAACAAGAAGTATCCTGGGCCAATATTCGCGACAAGGTACTGGTCGGTCACCTCGATGGTGCCCAGATGCTGGCCCCCATGCTATTGGCAACCCATCTCGGTCTTGGCGGCCTGAAAAAAGCCATGATGACCCCCTTTGCCTTCGGCCTGAATGGCAACGCCTTTACCATCTCACGATCGTTAGGTAAACAACTGGACGCCAATTCTCCTGAGCATGTTCTAGCCGGTGACGCCGTCGCTGCTGGCAAGGCATTAAAACAGGTTATCAAGGCACGGCGTTCTTGCGGCGACCAACCGCTGGTGTTTGCCACCGTTTACCCTTACTCCATTCATAATCTGTTACTGCGTGACTGGCTGGCAGCCTCAGGTGTTGACCCGGATCAGGACGTCACGCTGGTCGTTCTGCCACCGTCACAGATGGTAGATCACCTGTCGCTGTCCCACATCGACGGATTTTGTGCTGGTGCACCCTGGAACTCAGTGGCTATCCAGAAAAATGTCGGTGAATGCCTGCTGACTGGCCCCGACTTATGGCGCAGTGCCCCAGACAAGGTACTCGGCTTGACTCAGGAGTGGGCCAACGCCCATCCCAATACCACTCTGGCGCTGGTACGTGCGCTGGACAAGGCGACGGTCTGGCTGGATGAGAATCGCAACGCCGCAGGCACATTACTGGCTGAAGCCATTCATGTACCCATTGCCGCAGCCCTGCCTGCGCTGGTCGGCGAATTTATCTACCGCACTGGTGAAACCAAACAACAACAGCCGGATATGTTGATATTCCATCGCTCTCTCGCCAATTATCCATGGCAGGAACATGGCTGCTGGTTCCTGAAACAGATGCAACGCTGGGGCTGGGTCAGTTCCGCACTGGACTGCGAAGAAGTGGTGAGCCACTGCTACCGCACCGATCTGTACCACCAGGCGCTGCAGCTACCCACCTTGCTGGAAGGCACCCAACTGTCGTTGGATCACAGCGAAGAATGGCAACTCGAAGGCATTGTCATGTCACCCACTGCGTTTACCTATCGTCGTTGA